A single region of the Pirellulaceae bacterium genome encodes:
- a CDS encoding FeoA family protein, whose protein sequence is MATNVIPPTDAAPLIDQFANNECKVFQINTNEEDAVRLKRMGICVGRRVRLIQAGDPLIVRVVGCRVGISRRLAASILVTPEERC, encoded by the coding sequence ATGGCGACCAACGTAATTCCTCCTACGGATGCCGCACCATTGATTGATCAATTTGCAAACAATGAATGCAAAGTTTTCCAGATCAATACAAACGAAGAGGACGCCGTCAGACTGAAGCGAATGGGAATTTGCGTTGGCCGCAGAGTTCGCTTGATTCAAGCCGGAGATCCATTGATCGTCCGCGTTGTAGGCTGCCGTGTAGGCATTTCACGACGACTCGCCGCGAGCATTCTCGTAACACCAGAAGAACGGTGTTGA
- a CDS encoding PEP-CTERM sorting domain-containing protein (PEP-CTERM proteins occur, often in large numbers, in the proteomes of bacteria that also encode an exosortase, a predicted intramembrane cysteine proteinase. The presence of a PEP-CTERM domain at a protein's C-terminus predicts cleavage within the sorting domain, followed by covalent anchoring to some some component of the (usually Gram-negative) cell surface. Many PEP-CTERM proteins exhibit an unusual sequence composition that includes large numbers of potential glycosylation sites. Expression of one such protein has been shown restore the ability of a bacterium to form floc, a type of biofilm.) — MKTFLSAVLVATLACLSSPATSFGETIADSVADWSTSGAQGENNWTYGLYDQATDDNGVYDGTDFQAFAEPTWVWNGSAWDEANLDGDNVPWTVVNQNGGHPNGDNNGGVQYAIRRWESTASGPATINYSIAKQNVNCGNGTTAIVFQNGVEIGSQTIAGGDGTGVSNSISANLTAGDYIDLALSPLGDDATFADGCDGSLFSMNVNVATPKTISINFGANEPNADGSAVTGAAGVLGTSNWNNVEGQNGSASDLIDSNGAATSASVEWTSNNTWASQGKGEDNNTAPAGNDRNLMTGYLDTNESVPNSVTVNGIGIEGEYNVYVYTKGGVIGRGGDYSIGDQVQSHLDVGPFDGDYTFGWEGDVLVFSGVSGDSFTLNGTPVVGSPPRAPINGIEISTSLVPEPSSGLLLLAGLLGLLAQARRRS, encoded by the coding sequence ATGAAGACTTTTCTTTCAGCAGTGCTTGTGGCAACTTTGGCTTGCCTTTCAAGTCCTGCTACCAGTTTCGGTGAGACAATCGCCGATTCGGTAGCCGACTGGTCAACGAGCGGAGCTCAAGGCGAAAACAACTGGACGTACGGACTGTACGACCAAGCAACCGATGACAATGGCGTCTACGACGGCACCGATTTTCAAGCATTTGCTGAGCCGACCTGGGTCTGGAACGGCAGTGCGTGGGATGAGGCGAATTTAGACGGAGACAACGTTCCGTGGACCGTCGTCAACCAGAACGGTGGACATCCGAACGGCGACAACAACGGTGGAGTGCAGTATGCAATTCGTCGATGGGAATCAACAGCCAGCGGTCCGGCGACCATCAATTACAGCATTGCCAAACAGAACGTCAACTGCGGCAATGGTACGACCGCCATCGTCTTCCAGAATGGAGTCGAAATTGGCTCCCAAACCATCGCCGGTGGCGATGGCACGGGCGTCAGTAATTCGATCTCGGCCAACCTTACAGCCGGTGACTACATCGACCTTGCCCTCTCGCCACTCGGCGACGATGCCACTTTCGCGGATGGTTGCGACGGTTCCCTCTTCTCCATGAACGTCAACGTTGCTACTCCCAAGACGATTTCGATCAACTTTGGTGCGAATGAGCCCAATGCAGATGGTTCGGCTGTTACCGGCGCTGCAGGCGTTTTGGGTACCAGTAATTGGAATAATGTTGAGGGTCAAAACGGATCCGCTTCCGACCTAATTGATTCGAACGGCGCCGCCACATCAGCCAGTGTTGAATGGACATCCAACAACACCTGGGCGAGCCAGGGCAAAGGCGAGGATAACAATACTGCCCCCGCAGGTAACGATCGAAACCTCATGACAGGTTACCTGGACACTAATGAGTCCGTTCCGAATTCGGTAACGGTCAACGGTATCGGCATTGAGGGCGAGTATAACGTCTATGTCTACACCAAAGGTGGTGTAATCGGACGTGGTGGTGACTACTCCATCGGAGACCAAGTTCAGTCTCACCTGGATGTGGGCCCCTTCGACGGAGATTACACGTTCGGTTGGGAAGGCGATGTGCTGGTATTTAGCGGCGTTTCGGGTGACAGCTTTACCCTGAATGGCACGCCGGTCGTCGGCAGCCCTCCTCGAGCTCCAATCAATGGAATCGAAATCTCGACAAGTCTCGTTCCTGAGCCTTCGAGTGGCCTCCTGTTGTTGGCAGGTCTCTTGGGCTTGTTGGCCCAAGCTCGACGTCGCAGCTAA
- a CDS encoding PLP-dependent aspartate aminotransferase family protein, which produces MKFRTRAIHVGNERDPETGAVVPPIHVASTYVQPGAGEWGKFDYGRSGNPTRNRAEQTLASLESGEHALLFASGMAAIHAATILLKPGDHIVAGTDIYGGTYRLLHKIANRSGITVSLANSQDPQSLAKAFTDQTRLLWLESPGNPLMSITDLESCCQLAHQRDAMVAVDNTFATPVLTRPLELGVDIVMHSATKYLGGHSDLIGGALVVREQKLFDDLYYIQNATGAVLSPFESFLLARGMKTLALRVKAHCESAATLAEFLQADSRVTRVLYPGLEHHPGHQIAKRQMQGGFGGMLSFEINGDFAATKSFVESTQLFQLAVSLGAVESLIEQPASMSHASYDPADRAANGIVDSLVRLSVGLEDVDDLQEDICQALSACS; this is translated from the coding sequence ATGAAGTTTCGCACGCGCGCCATCCATGTGGGCAATGAACGAGATCCGGAAACGGGTGCGGTGGTGCCCCCCATTCACGTCGCATCGACCTACGTACAACCGGGTGCGGGCGAATGGGGCAAGTTCGACTACGGCCGGAGCGGCAACCCGACTCGAAATCGGGCTGAGCAAACTCTCGCATCACTGGAATCTGGCGAACACGCATTGCTGTTTGCCTCCGGGATGGCTGCCATCCACGCCGCCACGATCCTCCTCAAACCTGGCGATCACATTGTGGCCGGTACCGACATTTACGGTGGAACCTATCGGCTGCTGCATAAAATCGCTAACCGTTCTGGGATCACCGTCAGCTTGGCAAACTCACAAGACCCTCAAAGCCTGGCGAAGGCATTCACCGATCAAACTCGCCTGTTATGGCTCGAATCTCCGGGAAATCCGTTGATGTCCATCACCGACCTCGAAAGCTGTTGCCAGCTCGCCCACCAACGAGATGCGATGGTGGCGGTCGACAACACTTTCGCCACGCCGGTACTCACACGCCCCCTGGAATTAGGCGTTGACATCGTAATGCACTCCGCCACTAAGTATCTTGGCGGCCATAGCGATCTAATCGGAGGCGCGTTGGTCGTCCGTGAGCAAAAGCTTTTCGATGACCTGTATTACATTCAAAATGCGACCGGCGCCGTCTTGTCACCTTTTGAATCCTTTCTATTGGCCCGCGGCATGAAAACCCTCGCACTTCGAGTCAAAGCACACTGCGAGAGCGCGGCAACCCTCGCCGAATTCCTCCAGGCGGATTCACGAGTAACGCGAGTTCTCTATCCCGGGCTCGAACATCACCCCGGACACCAGATCGCAAAACGCCAAATGCAGGGCGGTTTTGGAGGCATGCTAAGCTTTGAAATCAACGGTGACTTCGCTGCAACCAAATCCTTTGTCGAATCCACACAACTCTTTCAACTCGCCGTTAGTCTCGGCGCAGTGGAATCGCTAATTGAACAACCCGCTTCGATGTCCCACGCGAGTTACGATCCGGCCGATCGCGCCGCCAATGGAATTGTCGACAGCCTAGTTCGGCTCTCAGTGGGCCTGGAAGACGTGGATGACTTGCAGGAAGATATCTGCCAAGCCTTGTCGGCCTGCAGCTGA
- a CDS encoding aminotransferase class I/II-fold pyridoxal phosphate-dependent enzyme, producing the protein MTTSSPSSSADARDKDLTPKNKNEPGVSTQSVHSGEARQKPGDSITDPIFCASTFTFPDTQSVIDYIEQEQPREEYGRYGNPGERVVERKLAALDGGEDAVLFSSGMSAIVGVFMARLNAGDEVIFFNECYHRSREFCSKHLSRFGVVTRQVEACNYEAMEAAINDRTRMLVSESPTNPHLSVVDLEQFAALGRQYQVDTLIDATLATPFNVRPIDYGVDFVLHSATKYLGGHNDLLAGVIVGGQDKMAPVRHLRGIMGGINSPHNIYLLERGLKTFALRVERHNQNGMAVAKFLEAHPRVERVYYPGLESHPYYNVAKRTMKGFGGLVTFLVKDADWRATANVVDAAKIPRIAPSLGGVESLIEQPLVMSYYQATPEERQEWGIHDNMIRMACGIEDPDDLIADLAQALDS; encoded by the coding sequence ATGACGACTTCCTCTCCGTCCTCTTCCGCCGATGCCCGAGACAAAGATTTGACACCAAAGAACAAAAACGAGCCGGGTGTCTCCACACAATCAGTCCACTCGGGCGAAGCAAGACAAAAGCCTGGAGATTCGATTACCGATCCGATCTTCTGTGCGTCAACCTTCACATTCCCCGACACCCAGTCAGTCATTGACTACATCGAGCAAGAGCAGCCGCGCGAAGAATACGGACGTTATGGAAATCCGGGTGAACGCGTCGTTGAACGCAAACTGGCAGCACTCGACGGCGGCGAAGATGCCGTCCTTTTTTCGAGTGGCATGTCGGCAATTGTCGGCGTCTTCATGGCTCGATTAAACGCCGGCGATGAAGTAATTTTCTTCAACGAGTGTTATCATCGAAGCCGAGAATTCTGCTCAAAACACCTATCGCGGTTTGGCGTGGTCACGCGGCAAGTCGAAGCCTGCAATTACGAGGCGATGGAGGCTGCGATCAATGACCGAACTCGAATGCTAGTCAGCGAATCGCCCACCAACCCACATTTGAGCGTCGTCGACTTAGAACAGTTTGCAGCTCTGGGACGACAGTACCAAGTCGACACACTAATTGATGCCACACTGGCAACTCCCTTCAATGTGCGTCCCATCGATTACGGCGTCGACTTTGTCCTCCATTCGGCAACAAAATATTTGGGCGGGCATAACGACTTGTTGGCAGGTGTCATTGTCGGCGGGCAAGACAAAATGGCCCCCGTCCGCCACCTGCGCGGCATCATGGGTGGCATCAATTCGCCCCACAACATCTACCTCTTGGAACGAGGCCTGAAGACTTTTGCCTTGCGAGTGGAACGACACAACCAAAATGGCATGGCCGTTGCCAAATTCCTAGAAGCGCACCCTCGGGTCGAACGTGTCTACTATCCGGGTCTCGAGTCACATCCCTACTACAACGTGGCGAAACGCACCATGAAGGGATTTGGTGGGCTCGTCACGTTTCTTGTGAAGGACGCTGACTGGCGGGCCACAGCGAATGTGGTCGACGCTGCCAAGATCCCCCGCATCGCTCCCAGCCTCGGAGGCGTGGAGAGCCTGATCGAGCAACCGCTGGTCATGAGTTATTATCAAGCGACGCCGGAAGAACGTCAGGAATGGGGCATCCATGACAACATGATTCGCATGGCGTGTGGTATCGAAGACCCGGACGATTTGATCGCCGACTTGGCGCAAGCGCTCGATAGTTAA
- a CDS encoding PQQ-like beta-propeller repeat protein: MNTKSESRVAIPLRRRIPFLPIILWSLAVGFIIWTQTNELMGAGTRVALAGVSIFVASIGSLIWFTFCSRYSRTLRYSVFGICLASSVIAFYCFRIEEVTGGLMPRLAFRWSPVHDATMNQINTHDKTDTVAHLDITTPDDFPQFLGPDRNLIVDDPGFDFRWSESPPPSVWSIPIGAGWSAFSAVNGYAITMEQRGSEEITACYDIASGALVWANPVTTRHATVIGGAGPRSTPTIHQGRVYALGATGILRCLQGDNGLELWRKNLLEESGVTYDQASIAWGRSASPLVVDNAIVVPLGGPSDGAKSSLIAYDLKTGEEIWRGGNRQISYASPSLVQLDDERQILIVVQNYVCGHDPANGEKLWEFVWPGNSTADANNSQAIPIDKQRVFISKGYGQGAAVFEVHREDDGSWSAVESWSRSNVMKTKYTNVVVHENHIYGLDDTFLECIDVESGRKRWKVRYDYGQILLVGKTLLVLDENGMLFAVEARPDQHVQLGKFQAIEGLTWNNLCLYGRYLLVRNGQQATCYELGLKTKDE, from the coding sequence ATGAACACGAAATCTGAAAGCCGCGTTGCAATTCCTTTACGACGTCGAATACCTTTCCTGCCGATCATCCTCTGGTCGCTCGCCGTCGGATTTATCATTTGGACTCAAACGAACGAATTAATGGGGGCGGGAACTCGAGTGGCCTTGGCTGGCGTCTCCATCTTCGTCGCCTCCATCGGCAGCCTGATTTGGTTCACTTTCTGCTCCCGCTACTCACGCACGCTTCGCTATTCGGTATTTGGAATTTGCTTGGCCAGTTCCGTGATCGCCTTTTACTGCTTTCGAATCGAAGAAGTTACCGGAGGCTTAATGCCGCGACTCGCATTCCGTTGGTCACCGGTTCATGATGCCACCATGAACCAAATCAACACACACGACAAGACGGACACGGTCGCCCACCTCGACATCACGACACCGGACGATTTTCCTCAATTCCTCGGTCCTGATCGTAATTTAATAGTCGACGACCCAGGCTTTGATTTCCGCTGGTCCGAGTCGCCACCACCTTCCGTCTGGTCGATACCCATTGGTGCTGGGTGGTCGGCTTTTTCGGCCGTAAATGGGTACGCCATCACCATGGAACAGCGCGGTTCGGAAGAGATAACCGCTTGCTATGACATCGCCAGCGGTGCGCTTGTTTGGGCCAATCCGGTAACAACTCGTCACGCGACTGTGATTGGAGGTGCGGGTCCTCGATCAACACCCACGATTCATCAGGGCCGTGTCTACGCACTCGGTGCCACAGGCATCTTACGATGCTTGCAAGGAGACAATGGATTAGAACTGTGGCGAAAAAATCTACTGGAAGAATCTGGAGTCACTTACGACCAGGCTTCTATCGCCTGGGGTCGTTCAGCGTCTCCCTTAGTAGTCGACAACGCGATTGTCGTCCCGCTTGGTGGCCCATCCGACGGAGCTAAGTCTTCCCTCATCGCTTACGATCTGAAAACGGGCGAGGAAATTTGGCGGGGCGGAAATCGGCAAATTAGTTACGCTTCACCGTCCCTTGTGCAACTTGATGACGAGCGACAGATTTTGATTGTTGTTCAAAACTATGTTTGCGGACATGACCCCGCCAATGGAGAAAAGCTTTGGGAATTCGTTTGGCCCGGTAACTCAACGGCCGATGCAAATAACTCTCAAGCAATTCCGATCGACAAGCAACGCGTATTCATCTCGAAAGGGTATGGGCAGGGAGCGGCGGTATTCGAGGTCCACCGAGAAGACGATGGGAGTTGGTCGGCCGTTGAGAGCTGGAGTCGATCGAACGTAATGAAGACCAAGTACACCAATGTCGTCGTTCACGAAAATCATATCTACGGTCTGGACGACACCTTCCTCGAGTGCATCGACGTGGAATCAGGACGAAAACGCTGGAAAGTACGCTATGACTACGGCCAGATTTTGCTGGTGGGAAAAACACTGCTCGTGCTGGACGAGAATGGCATGCTATTCGCTGTTGAGGCCCGTCCTGATCAACATGTCCAGTTGGGCAAGTTCCAAGCAATTGAGGGTTTAACCTGGAACAACCTCTGCCTTTATGGGCGCTATCTCCTGGTGCGGAACGGACAACAGGCGACCTGTTACGAACTTGGTCTGAAAACAAAGGACGAATGA
- a CDS encoding c-type cytochrome codes for MGARYLLLIFAFATASIAGEPTGLQVPDGFVVSRYATDELAHDVYSMTINAKGQVVVSGPGYVRTLLDQNNDGVADSFRQFSSVPNRGAHGMVFDGADLICTGDNSLMRIRDLDGDGVGDASPKIWARLRNPEHGANGLIQGPDGWFYLICGNDAGIDASYAQTPNSPIHKPRSGALLRFSPDGAISEVVAEGFRNPYDLSINRFGHCFTVDADGERDHHLPWYTPTRLFDIAEGEHHGWVNNGWKLSWSRPVSFFDNVDRVAELGRGSPTGLTVYSHRQFPDHYQNGVFSCCWTLGRVYFIPLEVVGTTYRGTPELFLATVGDVGFAPVDLAVGPSGDLFVAIGGRGTQGGVFRIHSQSEMQPSTVTSKVASILSADQPLAAWSRAEWKPGAEQLGPRPFESAAVDTKYTVEQRIRAIEILVELFDGLPSEVALKLLASSNPPEITARAAWAIGRRLDAEASASALTSLAESDHPRIVRAALNPLASQATNDLAARQPVISNKLLSTDRRVRNLWIRWLATNVRTPRLLDKQIAARVLERRNEATPFSISDLLRNSSMENPRLLRLELLRLLQLQLGDINVSENSKTGMVGYSRAAQEKIDETDRKACDLFLLRSFPTNDQLIDQEIARLASMLAASDPRWPSLLVDQCNAHTEVETDIHYLMALAHISGERSPSITEKTSEILLNLSRKMAAGKKLSSRNWPLRIAETYQRLCQQDSRLATQLINHANFRDAAHSLFVLNSPPTIRQQAAENLLRGIEDFDDDQWDPELIRVVSLLPDEQSFRILREQWSAYHLRDSIVEIISRAPQDIDRDRFIEALQSARPTTVVRAAIALRSLTSNPSPDDLATAMSSLQRHCSANRYTAARKALRALLLHWTDQQFQVNDHGLQDEKVLEVHAPFFDWFSDHYPQQAAKLREYPDQAMWQQRLDGLNWASGDPSRGQQVYQRLQCAACHSGQRRLGPELHPVAKRFSRDDLFAAILNPNQNVSPLYQTKRFETRGGRVYSGMVVYESPNGTLLQLGPDEVVRIADDEVIAISDSPTSLMPSGLLRATTDQDLVDLYSFLQQMTPR; via the coding sequence ATGGGCGCTCGTTATTTGCTGCTAATCTTTGCTTTTGCTACGGCCTCAATCGCGGGGGAGCCGACCGGCTTGCAGGTGCCGGATGGTTTTGTGGTAAGTCGATATGCCACCGATGAATTAGCTCACGATGTTTACAGCATGACGATCAATGCTAAAGGCCAAGTGGTTGTGTCGGGGCCAGGCTATGTTCGCACTCTGCTTGATCAAAATAACGACGGCGTTGCAGATTCGTTTCGTCAGTTTTCATCGGTGCCAAATCGAGGCGCACACGGCATGGTGTTTGACGGCGCGGATTTGATTTGCACGGGTGACAATTCTTTAATGAGAATTCGCGATCTCGACGGTGACGGAGTCGGTGATGCGTCCCCAAAAATCTGGGCTCGACTCCGAAATCCCGAACATGGTGCAAACGGTCTTATCCAAGGCCCAGACGGTTGGTTCTATTTAATCTGCGGCAATGATGCAGGTATCGATGCTAGCTACGCACAGACTCCGAATTCGCCAATTCACAAGCCGCGCTCGGGTGCACTGCTGAGGTTTTCTCCAGACGGAGCAATCAGTGAAGTCGTCGCTGAAGGATTTCGCAATCCATACGACCTATCCATCAACCGCTTTGGTCACTGCTTCACGGTCGACGCCGATGGTGAACGCGATCATCATCTGCCGTGGTACACCCCCACACGACTCTTCGACATCGCCGAAGGCGAGCACCATGGTTGGGTCAACAATGGCTGGAAACTCAGTTGGTCGCGTCCCGTCAGCTTTTTCGACAATGTGGATCGGGTCGCCGAATTAGGTCGCGGCTCCCCCACCGGTCTCACCGTCTACAGTCACCGTCAATTTCCCGACCATTACCAAAATGGCGTCTTCAGCTGCTGCTGGACGTTGGGAAGAGTCTATTTCATCCCGCTCGAAGTCGTCGGTACCACCTATCGCGGCACACCTGAACTCTTTCTAGCGACAGTTGGGGATGTGGGTTTCGCCCCCGTCGATTTGGCCGTTGGTCCGTCCGGTGATTTGTTCGTTGCCATCGGGGGTCGCGGCACCCAAGGCGGTGTCTTTCGAATTCACAGCCAATCAGAAATGCAGCCGTCAACCGTCACTTCAAAGGTGGCTAGCATTTTGAGCGCCGATCAGCCACTCGCCGCTTGGTCGAGGGCAGAGTGGAAACCCGGCGCCGAACAGTTAGGACCAAGGCCATTTGAATCGGCAGCCGTTGACACGAAATACACCGTCGAACAACGAATTCGCGCAATCGAAATTCTCGTCGAACTCTTCGACGGACTCCCATCAGAAGTTGCTCTCAAATTGCTTGCTTCCTCCAATCCGCCTGAAATCACCGCACGGGCAGCCTGGGCCATCGGGCGTCGCCTCGACGCCGAGGCCAGCGCCAGCGCGTTAACAAGCCTCGCAGAGTCTGATCACCCTCGCATCGTGCGAGCCGCCTTGAATCCCCTCGCAAGTCAAGCAACGAATGATCTTGCGGCACGACAGCCAGTGATTTCCAACAAGTTATTGTCTACTGATCGCCGCGTGCGCAACCTGTGGATTCGCTGGTTAGCAACGAATGTCCGCACACCAAGACTCCTCGACAAACAGATCGCTGCACGCGTTTTAGAAAGAAGAAATGAAGCAACACCCTTCTCGATTTCTGACCTATTGCGTAATAGCTCAATGGAAAATCCTCGGTTGCTCCGTCTTGAACTGCTTCGCCTCCTGCAGTTGCAGCTGGGCGATATTAACGTTTCCGAGAATTCAAAAACCGGCATGGTCGGTTACAGCCGAGCAGCGCAAGAAAAAATTGACGAAACTGATCGAAAGGCGTGCGACCTTTTCCTCTTGCGTTCGTTTCCAACGAACGATCAGTTAATCGACCAGGAAATCGCACGTCTCGCTTCCATGCTTGCGGCGTCGGACCCCCGTTGGCCGTCATTATTGGTCGACCAATGTAACGCCCATACCGAAGTTGAAACCGATATTCACTATTTGATGGCGCTCGCCCACATTTCGGGCGAGCGGTCACCATCGATCACCGAAAAGACATCTGAAATCCTCTTGAATCTTTCACGAAAAATGGCGGCGGGCAAGAAACTTTCGAGTCGCAACTGGCCATTGAGAATTGCGGAGACCTATCAGCGCCTTTGTCAACAGGATTCTCGACTAGCCACCCAATTGATTAATCACGCCAACTTTCGCGACGCCGCACACAGCCTGTTCGTGCTCAATTCTCCTCCAACAATTCGGCAACAAGCTGCCGAAAATTTATTACGGGGGATCGAGGATTTTGACGACGACCAATGGGATCCTGAGCTCATCCGCGTGGTCAGTCTTTTGCCAGATGAGCAATCTTTTCGCATCTTGCGCGAACAGTGGTCCGCCTACCACCTACGTGACTCGATCGTTGAAATTATTTCTCGAGCTCCTCAGGATATCGACCGCGACCGATTTATTGAAGCTTTGCAATCAGCTCGCCCAACAACGGTTGTCCGTGCGGCTATCGCACTCAGGTCGCTTACATCCAACCCCTCGCCTGACGATTTAGCGACTGCGATGAGCAGCTTGCAACGGCATTGTTCGGCGAATCGATACACCGCCGCTCGGAAAGCCTTACGAGCCCTACTTCTCCATTGGACCGATCAACAATTTCAAGTTAACGACCACGGACTCCAAGACGAAAAAGTACTTGAAGTTCATGCGCCCTTCTTTGACTGGTTCAGCGATCACTACCCCCAACAAGCCGCAAAACTACGTGAATATCCTGACCAAGCGATGTGGCAGCAACGTCTCGACGGCTTAAACTGGGCGAGCGGCGATCCATCACGAGGGCAACAGGTATATCAACGGCTGCAATGTGCTGCCTGTCATTCCGGCCAGCGACGGCTGGGCCCCGAACTTCACCCTGTCGCCAAACGTTTTTCGCGAGACGATTTGTTCGCAGCCATTCTCAATCCCAACCAAAATGTCTCTCCCCTTTATCAAACCAAACGCTTTGAAACGCGCGGTGGTCGGGTTTACTCGGGAATGGTTGTTTACGAATCTCCGAACGGCACGCTGCTACAATTGGGGCCTGACGAAGTGGTTCGTATCGCTGATGACGAAGTGATCGCCATCTCCGACAGTCCAACCTCGTTAATGCCGAGCGGACTGTTGCGTGCTACAACAGATCAAGATTTAGTCGACCTCTACTCATTTCTGCAACAAATGACGCCCCGATGA